In Raphanus sativus cultivar WK10039 chromosome 5, ASM80110v3, whole genome shotgun sequence, the following proteins share a genomic window:
- the LOC108857716 gene encoding pistil-specific extensin-like protein: protein MDKPRHNDQLAVKKKIKKTPLHLPTLANNGCTSKNRLRRSIVPLLTSSPMPLDVPPPPPPPAMAQPTLNTAESPVSVSLQSSSGDSGPSARFSGGGGGILPTPVSLCNHYPQGSSGDSVGPNRNQMKPSHDYQQQQPPRFYGSSASTVPILPSPRFDGPGILPTPPPLQYPSPLQPRSFTSSSMAQGGILGPGKFPPRP, encoded by the coding sequence ATGGATAAGCCTCGGCATAATGATCAGTTAGCTGTgaaaaagaagataaagaagactCCTTTACACCTGCCCACTCTCGCAAATAATGGTTGCACAAGCAAGAACCGCTTAAGAAGAAGCATTGTTCCACTGCTAACATCTTCTCCTATGCCCCTTGatgttcctcctcctcctcctcctcctgccaTGGCTCAACCAACTCTTAACACAGCTGAGTCTCCTGTCTCGGTTTCTCTTCAAAGCTCATCAGGAGATTCAGGTCCTTCAGCTAGGTtcagtggtggtggtggcgggaTATTGCCTACTCCTGTCTCTCTGTGTAATCACTATCCTCAAGGCTCGTCTGGAGATTCAGTAGGACCCAATAGAAACCAAATGAAACCATCTCATGactatcaacaacaacaaccaccacGGTTCTATGGTTCTTCTGCATCAACTGTACCCATTTTGCCCTCTCCTAGGTTTGACGGTCCCGGGATATTACCCACTCCCCCACCACTTCAATATCCTTCACCACTTCAACCAAGAAGTTTCACATCCTCGTCAATGGCTCAAGGTGGAATTCTTGGTCCCGGCAAGTTTCCTCCTCGGCCTTAA
- the LOC108859944 gene encoding uncharacterized protein C13E7.08c → MGIEGESGGIQDAFMMSVDENDGLRDKDEVNIRRMKNRERQRRYRARKRMREEAGLDDENLSFQTGQQKDQEEEEEEEEEEEDEEELECDNNVYVDDFVRRVYCHRDWKKEARVAHLIMDKTRDGSCLVHRKIRPRPRDWKAEARKVNT, encoded by the coding sequence ATGGGAATTGAAGGAGAGAGTGGAGGGATACAAGATGCTTTTATGATGAGCGTTGATGAGAATGATGGTTTGAGAGACAAAGATGAAGTTAATATCCGTCGAATGAAGAATCGGGAGAGACAACGCAGGTACAGAGCCAGGAAGCGGATGCGGGAAGAAGCGGGGCTCGATGATGAGAATCTCTCGTTCCAGACGGGTCAACAAAaagaccaagaagaagaagaagaagaagaagaagaggaggaggatgaggaggagCTAGAGTGTGATAATAATGTTTATGTTGACGACTTTGTGAGGCGTGTTTATTGCCATAGAGATTGGAAAAAAGAAGCTAGAGTAGCTCATTTGATCATGGACAAGACTCGGGATGGTTCTTGTTTGGTTCATCGCAAGATTAGGCCTCGTCCAAGAGACTGGAAAGCTGAAGCTCGAAAGGTGAACACTTGA